The bacterium genome has a segment encoding these proteins:
- a CDS encoding four helix bundle suffix domain-containing protein yields the protein MAEPLIPVHGGYRKLKSFQVAQLAFDITVRFCDRFIDRRSRTHDQMVQAARSGVQNIAEGSQASGTSKKTELKLTNVARASLEELRLDYEDFLRQRSMPIWKREDPRRQNLIDRRCVTADDVAVWVRDNRGSGLGGPSGQNPYPELAANAALVLLAVACSLLDRQIASQASAFEAEGGFTERLYRIRSEKRSPRPWSTPSAKSTVSTKI from the coding sequence ATGGCCGAGCCGCTCATACCTGTGCATGGAGGCTACCGGAAGCTCAAAAGCTTTCAGGTCGCTCAATTGGCTTTCGATATCACCGTGCGTTTTTGCGACCGATTCATTGACCGGCGAAGTCGTACCCATGACCAGATGGTCCAGGCGGCGCGGTCCGGGGTCCAGAATATTGCCGAAGGGAGCCAGGCTTCGGGAACTTCCAAAAAGACCGAACTGAAACTTACGAATGTGGCCCGTGCCAGTTTGGAAGAACTCCGCCTCGATTACGAAGATTTCCTTCGCCAGAGAAGCATGCCGATCTGGAAGCGCGAGGATCCTCGCCGACAAAACCTGATTGATCGCCGTTGCGTGACCGCGGATGATGTGGCTGTCTGGGTGCGGGATAATCGGGGGAGTGGACTGGGTGGACCAAGTGGACAAAACCCATATCCTGAACTTGCGGCCAATGCGGCGCTGGTTTTGCTGGCGGTTGCCTGCAGTTTGCTTGATCGCCAAATTGCATCTCAAGCCTCTGCTTTTGAGGCCGAAGGCGGTTTCACTGAACGCCTCTACCGGATCCGCTCCGAGAAACGTTCGCCACGTCCTTGGTCAACCCCGTCAGCAAAGTCCACTGTGTCCACGAAGATTTGA
- a CDS encoding DUF433 domain-containing protein, producing MPDKHTDIRYTPLYRLPEVAMYTHGNLSTLRTWVMGRSHATKDGQKYQPVIKVEQPNRADALSFINLIESHVLVALRRTHQVPLPKIRDAVLWLQQETGSEHPLAELQIETDGLNVFFRHLNQIISASEKGQVVIRDVMERYLRRIERDAKGIPISFCPFTLSDPLRDSQTDIIMDPAVAFGRPVIRGTRIATATILERYKAGEGLTDLSKDYDLEMRLIEEALRCAIDQQAA from the coding sequence ATGCCAGACAAACACACAGATATTCGCTACACGCCCCTTTACCGACTGCCCGAAGTAGCAATGTACACGCATGGCAACTTGAGCACGCTTCGCACATGGGTTATGGGGCGTTCACACGCCACCAAAGATGGCCAAAAATACCAGCCAGTAATCAAGGTCGAACAACCTAACCGCGCGGATGCCTTAAGTTTTATCAACTTGATCGAAAGTCACGTTCTGGTGGCATTGAGGAGGACTCATCAAGTTCCCCTGCCTAAAATCAGGGATGCCGTCCTTTGGCTCCAGCAGGAAACGGGTTCAGAACATCCTCTGGCAGAACTCCAGATCGAGACAGACGGACTTAATGTTTTCTTTCGCCATTTAAATCAAATCATTAGTGCTTCCGAGAAAGGCCAAGTGGTAATTCGGGATGTCATGGAGCGCTACCTGCGCCGGATCGAACGTGACGCCAAAGGCATTCCTATCAGTTTTTGCCCCTTCACCCTTTCGGATCCTTTGCGTGATTCTCAAACCGATATCATCATGGATCCTGCCGTTGCATTCGGACGCCCAGTGATCCGGGGAACACGCATTGCAACCGCCACAATTTTGGAGCGCTATAAAGCGGGGGAAGGCCTGACTGACCTCTCAAAAGACTATGACTTGGAGATGAGACTCATTGAAGAAGCACTCCGCTGCGCAATCGACCAGCAAGCCGCCTGA
- a CDS encoding DUF5615 family PIN-like protein, producing the protein MKKHSAAQSTSKPPDAFRLVLDETLAGKSILEGLQQQGIPAIPLTEFVPRGATDEAVLEALAQKGDLYFITRDHHFRYHPGVKERLLAGGVGAFVITSAGNKTAAQIVELLLAAWPHINKFVSTHQRPFAAKVAASGKIELHS; encoded by the coding sequence TTGAAGAAGCACTCCGCTGCGCAATCGACCAGCAAGCCGCCTGACGCTTTCCGACTGGTTCTTGACGAAACCTTGGCCGGAAAATCCATTCTGGAAGGACTGCAGCAACAAGGTATTCCTGCAATCCCCTTAACTGAATTCGTTCCCAGGGGAGCGACAGATGAAGCGGTGCTGGAAGCATTGGCGCAAAAGGGAGACCTGTACTTTATCACCCGCGACCATCATTTCCGGTATCATCCAGGGGTCAAAGAAAGACTTCTTGCAGGTGGAGTGGGTGCATTTGTCATCACATCAGCAGGGAATAAGACGGCCGCGCAAATAGTTGAGCTTTTGTTAGCAGCCTGGCCCCACATTAATAAATTTGTGAGTACCCACCAACGGCCCTTTGCAGCCAAGGTAGCCGCATCCGGGAAAATCGAGTTACACTCGTAA
- a CDS encoding DUF2235 domain-containing protein, producing MKRLILCCDGTWNKPDQEDDNGVPCPSNVVKIAYRVAKRDGDIPQIIYYDQGVGTGNSVDRATGGAFGEGLEANIHDAYRFLVANYEPGDEIFLFGFSRGAFTARSIAGMIRKCGILKREFVQHYRDAIDLYRKMDVHPDDEQPLKFRTDFSICGAENIPIKFIGVWDTVGALGIPLRGLRYLTRHDFQFHDTELSKTVESAYHALAIDEHRAPFAPSIWDYVPKPGQTVEQVWFCGAHSDIGGGYPASECGHSDIALGWMIEKARGAGLVFDEGVIQTHLIHPDPLAKLHNSKTGVYWPTFGIDRAIGQPSGPAESRKTAPSIDPTQSLHASVLSRWDGDPKYRPKALMNYFKLIEDKRGI from the coding sequence GTGAAAAGACTCATTCTTTGTTGTGACGGCACCTGGAATAAGCCCGACCAGGAAGATGATAATGGCGTTCCTTGCCCCTCTAATGTCGTAAAAATTGCCTATCGAGTGGCCAAGCGGGATGGCGATATTCCTCAGATCATCTATTACGATCAGGGGGTTGGGACGGGGAATTCGGTCGATAGGGCGACAGGTGGGGCTTTTGGCGAAGGGTTGGAGGCCAATATTCATGATGCCTATCGGTTTCTGGTGGCCAATTATGAGCCTGGGGATGAGATTTTTCTGTTTGGGTTTAGTCGCGGGGCCTTTACCGCTCGCAGTATTGCCGGGATGATTCGCAAATGTGGCATTCTCAAGCGTGAATTTGTTCAGCATTACCGGGACGCAATTGATTTGTACAGGAAGATGGACGTCCATCCCGACGATGAGCAGCCGCTTAAATTCAGGACGGACTTTTCCATTTGTGGTGCCGAAAATATTCCCATTAAGTTTATTGGGGTTTGGGATACGGTGGGTGCGCTTGGTATACCGTTACGGGGATTGCGGTATCTTACCCGGCATGATTTTCAGTTCCACGACACGGAATTAAGTAAGACGGTTGAATCTGCTTACCACGCCCTAGCCATTGATGAGCATCGCGCCCCATTCGCCCCGTCAATATGGGACTATGTGCCGAAACCGGGGCAGACAGTTGAACAAGTCTGGTTTTGTGGTGCGCATAGTGATATCGGCGGCGGGTATCCGGCCTCGGAATGTGGACATTCGGATATTGCCCTGGGATGGATGATTGAGAAGGCACGCGGAGCCGGATTGGTCTTTGATGAAGGTGTAATTCAAACCCATTTGATCCATCCTGATCCTCTCGCCAAACTGCATAACTCCAAAACCGGCGTCTATTGGCCCACCTTCGGTATAGATCGTGCCATCGGCCAGCCTTCAGGCCCTGCCGAATCGCGTAAAACGGCCCCCTCAATTGATCCAACCCAGTCTTTGCATGCCAGTGTCTTGTCGCGGTGGGATGGCGATCCGAAATACCGGCCGAAGGCGCTGATGAATTACTTCAAGTTAATTGAAGACAAACGCGGAATTTAG
- a CDS encoding ABC-three component system protein, protein MIHSISSSLTTFKNLEFTHGLNVLIAQKESGATEKQTRNRAGKTSLIEIIHFLTGSEAGKDSLFRGEAVAGEMFGIDLDLGVDRAAVKRCGKEKSKIFVEGGAFLNGKTSLSNSEWVQALGEKMFGLKAISEMEGRVPTFRSLFAYFVRRQHSGAFMTPEKQAAMQQAGDYQVALLFLLGLDWKIASDWQKVRDREKTLAALKKAAGAGAFGSIIGKAADLRTQLTVAESRLIDLQSQITAFRVLPQYELLEAEADQITKQIKTISNVNIIDTAAIHDLESAMKGEAPPSQIEIESIYAEAGVALPGLTVKRYEEVRCFHESIIRNRRDYLSGELGAAKERMASRGVEKRRLDQRRAEVMSVLDSHGALEQFAKLQGEAGRLESEVASLRQRFESAEQLEGTKNELEIERNHLAIRLRRDFSEQKGRLAEAILAFEETSKRLYESAGSMTIEETSNGPVFQFPMQGARSRGIKNMQIFCFDMMLMRLCAKRGIGPGFLVHDSHLFDGVDGRQVVSALKVGAETARELRFQYIVTMNEDDAYKEKTDGFDLREHVLPVVLTDAKEDGGLFGRRF, encoded by the coding sequence ATGATTCATAGCATTTCTAGCAGCCTCACAACTTTTAAGAATCTTGAATTCACCCATGGACTAAATGTCTTGATTGCTCAGAAGGAGTCGGGTGCAACCGAAAAGCAAACCCGGAACCGGGCAGGTAAAACAAGCTTGATTGAGATTATTCATTTTCTCACGGGTTCTGAGGCTGGGAAAGATTCACTTTTCCGAGGGGAAGCGGTTGCCGGTGAAATGTTCGGCATTGATCTCGATCTTGGTGTAGATCGAGCAGCGGTGAAGCGCTGTGGAAAGGAGAAATCAAAAATTTTTGTTGAGGGCGGTGCTTTTCTAAATGGGAAAACAAGCCTGTCCAATTCTGAGTGGGTTCAGGCGCTTGGGGAAAAGATGTTCGGATTGAAGGCTATATCCGAAATGGAGGGACGCGTCCCAACCTTTAGATCACTTTTTGCATACTTCGTCCGGCGTCAACATAGCGGGGCATTCATGACACCTGAGAAGCAGGCTGCCATGCAACAGGCCGGAGACTATCAGGTGGCTCTGTTGTTTTTGCTTGGTCTAGATTGGAAAATCGCGAGCGACTGGCAGAAAGTGCGCGACCGAGAAAAAACGCTTGCCGCACTTAAGAAGGCCGCCGGAGCTGGCGCCTTCGGGAGCATCATTGGCAAGGCTGCCGACCTTCGAACGCAACTGACAGTTGCTGAATCTCGACTGATCGATTTGCAGTCTCAAATTACTGCCTTTCGCGTGTTGCCACAATATGAACTACTTGAAGCAGAAGCGGATCAGATTACGAAACAAATTAAGACCATATCCAACGTCAACATCATAGACACTGCGGCAATCCATGACCTTGAGAGTGCTATGAAAGGAGAGGCGCCGCCATCACAGATCGAGATTGAAAGTATTTATGCTGAAGCGGGGGTCGCCTTGCCGGGACTAACTGTCAAACGCTACGAGGAAGTACGATGTTTCCATGAGTCGATAATCCGTAACCGACGCGATTACCTATCAGGGGAATTAGGCGCAGCCAAAGAGCGAATGGCCTCCCGAGGCGTGGAGAAGCGACGCCTCGATCAGCGTCGAGCCGAAGTTATGAGCGTGTTGGATAGTCACGGGGCTTTGGAGCAGTTTGCAAAACTGCAAGGTGAAGCAGGCCGTCTTGAATCGGAGGTGGCATCGTTACGCCAACGCTTTGAGTCTGCCGAGCAGTTGGAAGGCACCAAAAACGAGCTTGAAATTGAACGAAATCACCTAGCAATACGCCTGCGTCGGGATTTTTCAGAACAAAAGGGTCGTTTGGCAGAGGCAATTCTCGCTTTCGAAGAGACGTCAAAACGCCTTTATGAGTCAGCCGGCAGTATGACTATCGAGGAAACCTCCAACGGGCCCGTTTTTCAATTTCCCATGCAGGGCGCGCGTAGTAGGGGTATAAAGAACATGCAGATATTCTGTTTTGATATGATGCTTATGCGCCTTTGTGCGAAGCGTGGGATTGGCCCCGGTTTTTTGGTGCATGACAGCCACCTTTTTGATGGGGTGGATGGACGACAAGTTGTCAGTGCGTTGAAGGTGGGGGCGGAAACTGCTCGGGAGCTTAGATTCCAATATATTGTCACAATGAACGAAGATGATGCTTACAAAGAGAAGACGGATGGGTTTGACCTACGAGAACATGTTTTACCTGTCGTCCTGACCGATGCAAAGGAAGATGGCGGACTATTCGGCCGTCGTTTCTAG
- a CDS encoding ABC-three component system middle component 6: MILPSKHLSQDRALLSIGARILHHLPQPKTMSALWEELPRRDIGRNIVPPLRYDSFVLALDLLFLIGAIDLQNGLLSRRTP; the protein is encoded by the coding sequence ATGATCCTGCCATCGAAACATCTTTCTCAAGACCGCGCGCTTCTCTCGATAGGGGCTCGGATCTTGCATCACTTGCCACAGCCGAAAACGATGTCCGCATTATGGGAAGAATTGCCGCGAAGGGACATCGGGCGGAATATTGTGCCACCCTTGCGCTATGACAGCTTTGTTCTTGCTCTTGACCTTCTTTTTCTCATTGGTGCAATTGACCTTCAAAATGGGCTTTTATCCCGGAGAACACCATGA
- a CDS encoding ABC-three component system protein, protein MDRLQKAFYEQGFEIAFLRAKGNEFQSLFERLMGLAYKADFMACRPWGNQGDRKNDGFLKSERRLFQVYAPNEMEASKAISKITEDFEGAKAYWGKHFDKWVFAHNATGGIPPHVQKFVLDFEVANSGITLETWGLEEFRLVFRRLSHDDLQSWFGPVPSEETKTHLGFKDLQVVLETIAKRPVLTALAVREVPMGKIEANALSISVTDLLKVGITKALLVETFFSKWHDETLGERIAESFKAKYQELRTKFSPNEVFFELQSWAGGGHRGTPEHELAVLTVIAYYFERCDIFEEPKTLEL, encoded by the coding sequence ATGGACCGCCTACAAAAAGCATTTTATGAGCAAGGTTTCGAGATTGCCTTTCTCCGGGCGAAGGGTAACGAATTTCAGTCACTTTTCGAAAGATTGATGGGCTTGGCTTACAAGGCTGATTTTATGGCTTGTCGGCCATGGGGGAATCAGGGAGACCGTAAGAACGATGGTTTTCTGAAATCAGAAAGAAGATTATTTCAAGTATATGCGCCAAACGAGATGGAGGCATCCAAGGCAATTTCGAAAATTACCGAGGATTTTGAGGGGGCCAAAGCCTACTGGGGTAAACATTTTGATAAATGGGTTTTCGCGCACAACGCAACTGGGGGAATTCCTCCGCATGTTCAAAAGTTTGTGCTCGACTTTGAAGTAGCCAATTCAGGTATTACGCTGGAAACATGGGGTTTAGAGGAATTTCGCCTCGTATTTCGTAGATTGTCACACGACGACCTCCAGTCTTGGTTTGGACCTGTTCCTTCAGAAGAGACCAAGACTCATTTGGGTTTTAAAGATTTACAAGTTGTGTTAGAAACCATCGCAAAACGACCAGTGCTGACAGCACTTGCGGTGAGGGAAGTGCCCATGGGGAAGATCGAAGCTAATGCATTGTCTATAAGCGTCACCGATTTATTGAAGGTTGGTATCACCAAGGCATTGTTAGTCGAAACTTTCTTCAGCAAGTGGCATGACGAAACGTTAGGGGAGCGCATCGCTGAATCATTCAAGGCCAAATATCAAGAACTCCGGACTAAATTTAGCCCAAATGAGGTTTTTTTTGAGCTACAATCATGGGCTGGAGGTGGCCACCGCGGCACGCCAGAGCATGAACTGGCAGTCTTGACGGTGATTGCTTATTATTTTGAGAGGTGTGATATTTTTGAAGAACCTAAAACTCTTGAGTTATGA
- a CDS encoding N-6 DNA methylase translates to MLDTDTKRRIDSARDILVGKVPDPKSQVEQITIALIYKFMDDMDAESEELGGKRKFFTKEFARYGWAKLMAPSLGGHEMLGLYGEGISRMPENPGIPPLFRDIFKNAYLPYRDPETLKSFLKIVNEFSYDHSEKLGDAFEYLLSVLGSQGDAGQFRTPRHIIDFMVEVLAPKKSESILDPACGTAGFLISAYKHILRNNTDAKGHSKLTPDDKGRLAKNFKGYDISPDMVRLSLVNLYLHGFTDPHIYEYDTLTSEERWNDFSDVILANPPFMSPKGGIKPHKRFSIQAKRSEVLFVDYMAEHLTPTGRAAIIVPEGIIFQSQTAYKELRKMLVDTSLVAVISLPAGCFNPYSGVKTSILILDKSLARQCQTIAFFKVENDGFGLGAQRRAFNKNDLPQVQGELESYLQAIRAKQRVESIAITTGLIVPKEKIGANGDYNLSGERYSEQTRMLQGKWPTVSLGEICTFMTGGTPTSTLAEYYENGSVPWLVSGDIHGFEIWDCEKRITRKAVENSNARILPKDSVLIALNGQGKTRGTVALLRMEGATCNQSLVAITPAQPPRAVVEFVFWVLRSMYAEIRALTGDNERSGLNMPILRSIQIPLPPLEIQKEIVTEIEGYQKVIDGARAVLDNYCPHITIDPGWPMVELGEVCEAIMTGPFGTALHQSDYVADGIPVINPQNIVDGAISTDGVKMVSAATRDRLKEFTVQGNDIVIGRRGEMGRCAVVSADMAGWLCGTGSFVIRLKSKCLPRFAFFQIASQKVRAYLEEQAIGVTMKNLNQGILSSVQIPLPPLATQKAIIAEIEAEQALVAANRELIVRFEKKIQTTLGRVWGEEIANTEG, encoded by the coding sequence ATGCTAGATACTGACACCAAACGCCGCATCGACTCCGCTCGTGACATTCTTGTTGGCAAAGTGCCTGATCCCAAATCCCAGGTTGAGCAGATCACCATTGCGCTGATCTATAAATTCATGGATGACATGGATGCCGAATCCGAGGAGCTTGGGGGAAAGCGCAAGTTTTTCACCAAGGAGTTCGCCCGCTACGGCTGGGCCAAACTCATGGCGCCCTCACTTGGTGGGCACGAGATGCTTGGCCTCTACGGTGAAGGCATTTCCAGGATGCCGGAGAATCCCGGCATCCCGCCGCTCTTTCGCGATATCTTCAAAAACGCCTATCTCCCGTACCGTGACCCCGAGACGCTCAAGTCTTTCCTCAAGATCGTTAACGAGTTCAGCTATGACCATAGCGAAAAGCTGGGCGACGCCTTTGAGTATCTGCTTTCCGTGTTGGGCAGTCAGGGCGATGCTGGGCAGTTCCGGACTCCACGCCATATCATCGACTTCATGGTAGAGGTGCTCGCGCCGAAGAAAAGCGAGAGCATCCTTGATCCCGCCTGCGGTACCGCCGGTTTCCTCATCTCTGCCTATAAGCATATTCTTCGCAACAACACCGACGCCAAGGGCCACAGCAAATTGACGCCTGACGACAAAGGGCGCCTCGCCAAGAATTTCAAGGGCTATGACATCTCGCCCGACATGGTACGCCTCTCCCTGGTGAACCTTTATCTTCATGGCTTTACCGATCCCCACATTTACGAATACGACACCCTTACCTCCGAAGAGCGCTGGAACGATTTTTCCGATGTCATTCTGGCCAACCCGCCCTTCATGTCACCCAAAGGCGGGATCAAGCCCCATAAGCGCTTCTCCATCCAGGCCAAGCGCAGTGAAGTCCTGTTTGTGGATTACATGGCCGAGCATCTTACGCCTACCGGCCGCGCCGCCATCATTGTGCCAGAGGGAATCATCTTCCAGAGCCAGACCGCCTACAAAGAACTACGCAAGATGCTGGTGGATACCAGCCTGGTCGCCGTCATCTCCCTGCCAGCGGGCTGTTTCAATCCCTACTCAGGAGTGAAGACCAGTATTCTCATTCTCGACAAATCCCTGGCCCGGCAATGCCAGACCATCGCCTTTTTCAAAGTTGAAAACGACGGTTTCGGCCTCGGGGCTCAGCGCCGCGCCTTCAATAAAAATGACCTTCCGCAAGTGCAGGGTGAATTGGAGTCCTACCTTCAAGCAATCCGAGCCAAGCAGCGAGTCGAGAGCATAGCCATCACCACGGGACTCATCGTTCCAAAAGAAAAGATAGGCGCCAATGGCGACTACAACCTCAGTGGAGAGCGGTATAGCGAGCAAACACGGATGCTTCAGGGAAAATGGCCAACCGTTTCACTTGGAGAAATATGCACTTTTATGACTGGGGGAACACCAACCTCAACCCTCGCGGAATATTACGAGAATGGGTCCGTTCCATGGTTGGTATCGGGTGATATTCATGGGTTTGAGATTTGGGATTGCGAGAAGCGCATTACCCGGAAGGCAGTGGAGAACTCGAATGCCCGAATCTTACCAAAGGACAGTGTTTTAATCGCGCTTAATGGGCAGGGGAAAACGCGCGGGACAGTTGCATTGCTGCGTATGGAAGGTGCTACTTGTAACCAATCTCTCGTTGCTATTACCCCGGCGCAACCACCCCGAGCAGTCGTAGAGTTTGTCTTTTGGGTGCTTCGCTCGATGTATGCAGAAATTCGGGCATTAACGGGAGACAATGAACGAAGCGGTTTAAATATGCCGATCTTGAGGTCGATTCAAATCCCCCTTCCGCCATTAGAGATACAGAAGGAGATCGTGACAGAGATCGAGGGTTACCAGAAAGTCATCGATGGTGCCCGCGCCGTCCTCGATAACTACTGCCCCCACATCACTATTGACCCCGGGTGGCCGATGGTGGAGTTGGGGGAGGTGTGTGAGGCCATAATGACCGGTCCATTCGGAACTGCTCTACACCAAAGTGATTACGTCGCGGATGGAATACCTGTCATCAATCCGCAAAACATAGTCGATGGAGCTATAAGCACTGATGGTGTAAAGATGGTGTCCGCTGCCACCAGAGACCGCCTAAAAGAATTCACTGTCCAGGGGAATGACATTGTTATCGGTAGGCGAGGTGAAATGGGAAGGTGTGCAGTGGTCTCTGCGGACATGGCTGGCTGGCTTTGCGGTACTGGGAGTTTTGTCATTCGTTTAAAAAGCAAGTGCCTCCCTCGATTCGCTTTCTTCCAAATTGCATCTCAAAAGGTTAGGGCATATCTCGAAGAACAAGCCATTGGCGTCACAATGAAGAACTTAAACCAAGGCATTCTGTCTTCCGTTCAAATTCCCCTCCCGCCCCTCGCCACGCAGAAAGCGATCATTGCGGAGATCGAAGCCGAGCAAGCGCTGGTAGCGGCGAACCGCGAACTGATCGTCCGATTTGAGAAGAAGATCCAGACGACGTTGGGGCGGGTGTGGGGAGAAGAAATAGCAAACACGGAGGGTTAA
- a CDS encoding four helix bundle protein gives MNEAELKQRTKVFALRVLKLVDALPKTTAGRAIGNQLVRSGTSVGANYRASCRSRSKAEFVAKIGVVAEEADESSLWMELIMEGGLLPAGKVAQLHQEAGELTAIFVASGRTAKQNNQ, from the coding sequence ATGAACGAGGCAGAACTGAAGCAACGGACGAAGGTTTTTGCATTGAGAGTGCTGAAACTCGTCGATGCGTTGCCGAAAACCACTGCAGGTCGAGCCATCGGAAATCAACTTGTGCGCAGTGGTACCTCTGTAGGTGCCAATTATCGTGCCTCATGCCGAAGCCGTTCTAAAGCAGAGTTTGTCGCCAAGATTGGCGTCGTTGCCGAGGAAGCCGATGAAAGTTCCCTTTGGATGGAATTAATTATGGAAGGTGGGCTTCTTCCCGCAGGGAAGGTTGCGCAACTACATCAAGAAGCCGGGGAACTCACCGCTATATTTGTCGCATCTGGCCGTACCGCCAAACAAAACAATCAATAA